The nucleotide window ACCGATCGCCTCCGCGACATCGCGGGGGTGCCCCTGGCGCATCTCGGCCCCGTCGAACGTGACTGTGCCCGACCGCTTTTGATACCCGTTCTCGGCCGGAACGTACTCGGTGGACTCGAACCGGAAACGGCCGCCCTCAATGTCGAACAGTACCACCGCCTGGTACGGTTTGGTGCGGTCGTTCGCCGGAACAGGCGAGCTGTCCGGGGAGAGGGGCTTGAGAAATTCCGTTGTTCCGGACAGGACGTACCGGGCCGTTTTCACGGCCTTTTGCCGGGCCTGCCAGTCCGCGAACGCGGCCGTAATCGGTGCCCGGTCTTTCGCGGGCTGCGCGCCCGCGGCGCAGGGCAAGCCGCCCCAAACCAGGGCGACCATGAGCCACGAAACGCTCCGCATGGTAATCTCCCGACGCCAGCGAGTTGAAAGAGACTTGTGTTGAGCGGCCATGCTACCGGCGTTCGACTCAGTTTGTCTAATACAAAATAGTGGTACGGGCGGGCAAGGCCGAATAGCAGATCGTGGCTGGAGAGATGACGAGAGCATACTGACTGTGGGCGGCGGGTGGGGGTGAAGGTGCCGGCCCTCTTCGGGGGCCTCAAACTCTACCCCCGAAGCGGCGGGTGGGGGCGCGACACGACGTACCGTCTCGCCGCTCCCGGGGAGCGCCGCCTCAGCGAACCCCGCTGCGTTCGCGCCGACGGTAACTTGTCCGGTTGGCGCCGATGAAGTCAGATCAGTTCACGCGTCGTGCCGGTCCCGTGATTCGTTTGCAGAGGCCGCCCGCTTTCGAGGCCAAACGAGCAGTATCACCCCCGCCACGACGAGCGCGGCGGCCGGTCCGGTTCGTTCGGTCACCGCTTCCCCGGCAACGGCCCACCCGAGCAGCACCGCGACCACCGGGTTCACGAACGCGTACGTCCCGACGGCCGCCGGCGACGTGACCGAAAGCAGCCAGTTGTACGCCGGCAGGGCCACCACCGCGACCGCCACCAAGTACCCCACCGCGGCGGCCGACTGCCACGACACCGCCGCCGGGTCGAGCCGACCCGCCTCGCCGGCCGCCAGCCCCAGTGCAATCATGATGGCACCGCCGGCCAGCATTTGCATGGCGGCGGTCAGGGCCGGTGAGGTGGGAAGATCGGCGTACCGGTTGAAGAGCGACCCGACCGCCCACGCTACCGCTGCCCCGAGCAGCACAGCGGCGCCGACCGGGTCAACGCCTCCGGGGGCGGACAGGACCGCCACCCCCGTCAGCCCGAGCGCGATCCCCGCGACCTCCATCGCCCGCGGCCCGCGCCGGCCGCCGTACCCCCAGTCGAGTAACAGCAGCCACGCCGGAAGGGTCGCGATGACGAGGGCCGCGGCCCCGGACGGCACCGCCTGCTCCGCCCACGTCACCCCGCCGTTGCCCATAACGAACAGCGGGACCGCTCCGATCACGGCGTTCCGCCACTGCCGGGCCGTGGGGCGGGGCACGCCGGCGGGGCGCCCGAAAGCGTACAGCGCCGCGCCGGCGATGAGGAACCGAGACCCGGCCATCAGGAACGGCGGGAGGGTGTCGATCGCCAGCCGGATGGCGAGGTAAGTCGAGCCCCACAAGATGTAAATGGCGGCGAACGCGGCCAGCAGTTTGACCTTGGACGGCGACCCGGTTCCCATCACCCCTCCCGCTCACGGTTCCATCAAACAGAAGGGCACCCGCCCCTGCGCCCGGCCTTTTAAGAGCCCATTCGGCCGGGCTAACGAGCGCAACACGCGTGAACGTGACGACCTGGTACGGTTCGCAACGGCCCGGGCCATCACC belongs to Gemmata obscuriglobus and includes:
- a CDS encoding EamA family transporter; this encodes MGTGSPSKVKLLAAFAAIYILWGSTYLAIRLAIDTLPPFLMAGSRFLIAGAALYAFGRPAGVPRPTARQWRNAVIGAVPLFVMGNGGVTWAEQAVPSGAAALVIATLPAWLLLLDWGYGGRRGPRAMEVAGIALGLTGVAVLSAPGGVDPVGAAVLLGAAVAWAVGSLFNRYADLPTSPALTAAMQMLAGGAIMIALGLAAGEAGRLDPAAVSWQSAAAVGYLVAVAVVALPAYNWLLSVTSPAAVGTYAFVNPVVAVLLGWAVAGEAVTERTGPAAALVVAGVILLVWPRKRAASANESRDRHDA